The window CAAGCACTGCCTCTATGGTTTACGCCGTGGAGCCGGATTCGGGAATGCTAAAGCAACTGATTTCAAGGCAAGCCCGTGACTTCAGATCTAACTTCTGTGTGGTGAAGGGATTTGCCGAGGACCTTCCATTTAAATCTGATCTGGCAGATATCGTGCACGCTAGACTTGCGTATTTCTTTGGTCCGCCCATGAAATACACAGAAAGTTGTGAAGAGGGGATTGTGGAAGTCAAAAGGGTACTGAAGACCGACGGGTATTTCTTCAATATTCAGAACAATTACTCTTCAGGCCAGTATGCGGAGTTCCTCGAGCTCTCATATGGTCGGGACCTTAAAAACCTTCAAAAAGAGATTTCCGATTACTTCGTATCTAGGGGCTTTTTGGAAAGGGTTGTGAGAACAGAATGGAGAGCAAATAACCGCGGAGAAATCGAAAAGGCCCTTACGCTAGAATTTCCGATTGAGAAGGTGGGGCAAATCATGAAAGCCTTCTCCGGCAACGAGTTCTCACACGACTTTTCAATATTCGTCTTCAGGAAAAGGATCAGCGGCGAAAATGGTTAGACTCTATCTTTTGGGTCATTCGAGTTGCTTATTGAATTATCATAGACACATAGTTTCTTCCCGGATCGATAGGGTTTCGTCTGTTCAGTAATTTTCGGCTTATTGAAGTGGAAATGATGTGAAATTATTAAAGATGAAGGATTGTAATACCCTATACCGGGTTATGGTATGATACTTTCATTGGCAAGTGGAATATTTCACAAATTTCACATAAAGGGGTGGTGCAATGGCCCTGCAATTCATCTCTCTACTGGTAATCTCCTTTATCATCTGGCTGGGCTTTACTGGGAGTTTTGCTCTTGCCGAGATACTTCTTGGGTTCGTGGTTTCGATTGTCGTCGCCGTTATTTTAAGCAAGTATTCAAGATTTCGGATCGGTCTGGATTTTCCTGTTCGGCTCTTCAGAT is drawn from Mesotoga sp. BH458_6_3_2_1 and contains these coding sequences:
- a CDS encoding class I SAM-dependent methyltransferase, with the protein product MPNLYFYAGSTNPELYELQNELIDPERKIEKVMEEFCDFESSVIVDVGAGSGFHSHMYASTASMVYAVEPDSGMLKQLISRQARDFRSNFCVVKGFAEDLPFKSDLADIVHARLAYFFGPPMKYTESCEEGIVEVKRVLKTDGYFFNIQNNYSSGQYAEFLELSYGRDLKNLQKEISDYFVSRGFLERVVRTEWRANNRGEIEKALTLEFPIEKVGQIMKAFSGNEFSHDFSIFVFRKRISGENG